In Oscillospiraceae bacterium, the genomic window GGGACGTCGTGCCGCCGAACAGGTAGACAAATTGGACGGCGCAAAACAGCGCATAGAGCAGCGCGAAGAGGAGCAGCGCCGTTGTGATGATCAGAGGCGGCGTCCGGCCGGCGGCGGCGGCGCGCGGCCCGGCGGCCAGCGCGCGATGCCGGAACCCGTAGGCGGCGCTGTAAAACAGGAGCCCCAGAAGGGCGCCGAGGAAGAGACGCGTCAAAAAGACCCCGAGGTCGGCGGATATCCAGGCAAAGGACGACTGTACCAGGCGGCCGAACACCGCGTCCGCTCCGACGAGCCAAAGCAGCGCGAGGGCCAGCAGCGGGCACGCGACCGCCAGGCCGATCAGCACGTGCAGGAAGGGCTTCCCGCGCCCGGCCCCGGACAAGGAGCGCGCCGCGCCGAAGGGCCGCGCGAGGTGCGCAAACGGGAGGTAGAAAAAATTGACCGCGCCGCGCAGCAATGTGCGCGGGCTGTCCCAGGGCGTGTTCTCCCCGTCCCGCAGCAAAAGCAGCAGGATGACGGACAGCCCGGCCAGCGCGAGGAGGTTGAAGGTGGCGAGCAGCCGGTTCGAGAACAGCAGGAAGGGCAGCGCGAGGGCCAGCAGCGCCGCGTACAGCACGAGGCAGGGCGCGGAGGGCCTGGCCGGCCGCCGACCGGCCGTGTACAAAAAGAGGGTCAGGTGCGCGAAGAGGAAGTACAAAAGGAGCCCCGCCTGGGGCGGACCGGCGCGTACCCCCAAAATCTGCACCCACAGGAAGCCAGCCAGCCACGCGCCGGCCAGCATCCACCGGTCGGGCCCGTCGTAGGTGTGGACCCGGCGGACATGGGCGGACGGCGGCGTTCCCCAAGGCGTACCGGAACCGTAGCCGCCGTAGGGCAGCCAGGCCGGGCTGGGAGGCGCCGTAGGGCGCATCGGGCTTGCCGCCGCCCCTGCCGGTTCGGCGCGCGGCGGCGCGGGTTGCGGGTCCGTGCCCTCGGGGTGCGCCGGCCCGGCAGGCGGCGGTGTGGGATCTGGCGGGCCGCCGTGCTGCGGCGAGGGGCGCTCAGGGATTTTATCCATCGTCTTCCTCTCCTTCCACGTATTCGAGAATGTCGCCGGGCTGGCATCCGAGCGCCCGGCAGATGGCCGCCAGCGTCGAGAAACGGACGGCCCGCGCGCGGTTGTTCTTCAGGACAGACAGATTGGCGTGCGTGAGGCCGACCAGCGCGGACAGTTCCGACAGGCCGATCTTGTGGCGCGCCATCATGACGTCGAGATTGACGATGATCGGCATATGACTCCCTCCACGGCGCGTGCGGCGCCGGCATCCGGCCTCAGATTACGAGATCGTTGTCATCCTTGAGACGCGCGGCCTGTTCGAACAGGCGGGCCATCACGCGGCACAGGAGGCCCGCGACGAAGAACACCGGTATGAACAGTGTGTTGTAGGTGGTGAGGATTTGATAGAGGCCGTGCGTCGACCACTCGATGCACAGCCGCACAAGCGCGGACGCCGAGATGACAAACAGGCAGAGGGCCGCCGTGCTGACACGGCGGGCGTTTTCCAGCACGAAGAGCCGCAGCGCGGCCAAATTTTTCAGCACGGCGCGGGCCTGCCAGAGGATGACGGCCGCGCATGCGCCGCAGACCTCGTAAAATGTGAGCCGCCAGAAAAACTCCGGCCATTGGTTTCGGTCGAGCGGGAAAAAGCTCAGCCGGAACGCGCCGCGAAACGGATCCGCCCACTCGGCGTTGAACCGCAAAGACAGGAACGGGGGCAGCAGCAGCAGCCCGGCGAGGTTGAGGACAAATGCCCCCGTGAGGATCCAAAATAGCAGCGCCGACAATGTCTCTGTGGCGTCGGTCTTCATGATGTCCGCCTCCTATGCGCCCGTTTGACTCAGCCGGATGCGGCCTGTCAGAGATCATTATAAAGACTGTCATCTCGTTTGTCAATCTTTTTTTATTGATAATCGATAATTTTATATTGATAGTCAGTGCGACCCGACGCCAAATACCGAACGGCCGCCGAAATCATCAGAGATTTCAGCGGCCGTTCGGCAGATTGGGTAAGAGGGAGGGGCATCCTGTCATCCCGCTTCCGGGTCATTGGCCGGCGCCCGACGAGGTGCGTTCGGTGGGAGAAATCCATCCGAAGCGGCCCTGATGCCGTCGGCGTAGGCCCGGTGCGCGACCGGAAGGTCGGGGAAGAATCCATAGGAGACCGGTGCGCGGAGGTGGGCTTACGGACCCTCAAGAATCCGGCGCTCACCTCGCGCTTTGGTGGACAATTCTAGTATCGAAAGGATTCTCCCAAACTTTACATTTTTTTTAACAGGTGCTTCCGCACATTGTCGAGGAATGTCCCCGTGTCACGCTTGTACACCCGGCCTTTTTGTGATATAGTGAATAACAAACCATTACAAACCACCTGCGCGGGCGAGAGGGGGGCCATCCGTGGGCAAACGCATCCTCGTCACATCCGGAAAAGGCGGCACCGGGAAGACCTCCGTCACCGCCGGCATCGCCTCCTGTCTGG contains:
- a CDS encoding DUF4173 domain-containing protein, translating into MDKIPERPSPQHGGPPDPTPPPAGPAHPEGTDPQPAPPRAEPAGAAASPMRPTAPPSPAWLPYGGYGSGTPWGTPPSAHVRRVHTYDGPDRWMLAGAWLAGFLWVQILGVRAGPPQAGLLLYFLFAHLTLFLYTAGRRPARPSAPCLVLYAALLALALPFLLFSNRLLATFNLLALAGLSVILLLLLRDGENTPWDSPRTLLRGAVNFFYLPFAHLARPFGAARSLSGAGRGKPFLHVLIGLAVACPLLALALLWLVGADAVFGRLVQSSFAWISADLGVFLTRLFLGALLGLLFYSAAYGFRHRALAAGPRAAAAGRTPPLIITTALLLFALLYALFCAVQFVYLFGGTTSQLPAGVSGYAQYARAGFFELCYVAGLNLVLTLGCLHLSDRSRLGPWRTVRALCAVIMGFTAVMLVSAAYRMGLYIAVHGLTILRTFTLWGMAVMAVLLVGVLCKTLWPHVRFFRLLTATLVVGYTALNFANIDARIAHFNVDRFLSGQTEHAYEEYLIFQLSYDAVPALQKLRDAGYNEIHYSRLGATPYATLDDAIAARRAAARETCADLRSMSLSALRAAGP
- a CDS encoding DUF2975 domain-containing protein encodes the protein MKTDATETLSALLFWILTGAFVLNLAGLLLLPPFLSLRFNAEWADPFRGAFRLSFFPLDRNQWPEFFWRLTFYEVCGACAAVILWQARAVLKNLAALRLFVLENARRVSTAALCLFVISASALVRLCIEWSTHGLYQILTTYNTLFIPVFFVAGLLCRVMARLFEQAARLKDDNDLVI
- a CDS encoding helix-turn-helix transcriptional regulator, whose translation is MPIIVNLDVMMARHKIGLSELSALVGLTHANLSVLKNNRARAVRFSTLAAICRALGCQPGDILEYVEGEEDDG